In Argopecten irradians isolate NY chromosome 11, Ai_NY, whole genome shotgun sequence, one DNA window encodes the following:
- the LOC138334309 gene encoding uncharacterized protein, which produces MKHKAPIDAKDMEKLYASEIFSTNTSEGLQNRTIFEYLYYFCNRGRENLRDIQKNDFNINTDATGRRYVTVTSRQTKNHRGDDLRDNDKEGRMYDQPGNPNCPVATIEKYLSKLNPNNDNFWQRPKKTVDQSMDVWYDNCAVGKNTLNNFMSRLSKDAGLSVKYTNHCIRATCITTLDQKGVEARHIMGISGHKSENSIRSYSERLSENKKRQISDILSENVVPAKSPKLHNSVNGNELATCSSNLQLPDFLDDEFESIMADITAYEVAATRTNVCNNIPMSTSGYIPGNFHLNNCNVTINITK; this is translated from the exons ATGAAACACAAAGCTCCAATTGATGCAAAAGACATGGAGAAGCTTTACGCAAGTGAAATCTTTTCTACAAATACCTCGGAGGGATTACAAAACCGGACAATATTTGAATATCTATACTATTTCTGTAATAGAGGCCGTGAGAACCTGAGAGATATTCAGAAAAATGATTTCAACATCAATACTGATGCTACAGGGAGACGATACGTCACCGTCACCAGTCGGCAAACAAAAAACCATCGAGGCGACGATTTAAGAGACAATGACAAGGAGGGACGCATGTATGATCAACCAG GGAATCCTAATTGTCCTGTGGCTACTATTGAGAAATACCTAAGCAAATTAAATCCTAACAATGACAACTTCTGGCAAAGGCCGAAGAAAACTGTCGATCAGAGCATGGATGTGTGGTATGATAATTGCGCTGTAGGTAAAAATACTTTGAACAATTTCATGTCACGGCTCAGCAAAGATGCAGGTCTCTCTGTTAAATACACCAACCATTGTATACGGGCAACATGTATCACGACGCTTGACCAAAAGGGAGTCGAAGCAAGGCACATCATGGGCATAAGCGGGCACAAATCGGAAAACTCTATCAGGTCTTATAGTGAGAGACTAAGTGAAAACAAGAAACGCCAAATTTCGGACATACTAAGTGAAAATGTTGTCCCAGCAAAGTCTCCAAAACTACACAACTCTGTCAACGGAAATGAACTAGCTACATGCTCTTCCAACCTCCAGCTTCCCGACTTTTTAGACGACGAATTCGAAAGTATAATGGCTGACATTACTGCATATGAGGTAGCCGCTACTAGGACAAATGTCTGCAATAACATCCCAATGAGTACATCAGGCTATATTCCAGGAAATTTCCATCTCAATAATTGCAATGTTACCATCAATATCACAAAGTAG